CCGCACGCCGAGGGCGGCTGGTTCCGGCGGACCTGGCAGACCTGGCAGACCTCGCAGACCTGACCGTAAGCCAACCCCGGCAAGCGCGGCGGGCCACGCCCCTACGCGCCCGGCATCTCCTACCTCCTCCACCCCGGCATGTCCGTCGCCGACAGCGGGAGGTTGCGGCGGTCCCCTGCGCTGCCGCAGCCTCCCGCCTGTCAAGCGAACGTGGGTGTGGTCGTCAACGACGACTGCCATGCCCTCTGGAACATGAAGAATCCGCGCTGAACACCGCGCCCAGGAACCAACGAGTGCCGCGTCAGGAGTCTGCAGCCTCCTGACGAAGCTCGCACATCAGCTCAGGCGGGTGTCGGCGTAGGCGACCATCGCGTCGCGCTGGTAGGCGGCCAGGCCCTCG
This Streptomyces sp. NBC_00539 DNA region includes the following protein-coding sequences:
- a CDS encoding cupin domain-containing protein: MGATSPPPLVQHLGLEPHAEGGWFRRTWQTWQTSQT